The Halobacterium sp. CBA1132 genome has a segment encoding these proteins:
- a CDS encoding Yip1 family protein, producing MLRDALHGLRTLLFHPGSFFETHPPERSLGGAAVVVIVVAFLTTIAFVAVGEYMASQIDATVTVTTMEPWPQSQCASFAEMNVSTPEPCTIDEPQTKQVSVGAKLRDAIYRRVPVLFFATLLGWVLVAVALHAVGAFTGSRGSFTATLSVTGWAMPAQLVQSAFGIVGIVVLFSGVDLASDPELLADQLRRLTNTTGSAIGVLGALVGTAWQAYIWTHGLREGHDTSLGSAAAASALVAVLLFVVSLA from the coding sequence ATGCTTCGGGACGCCCTCCACGGCCTGCGGACGCTGCTGTTCCACCCGGGCTCGTTCTTCGAGACGCACCCGCCCGAGCGGTCCCTCGGCGGCGCCGCAGTCGTCGTTATCGTTGTCGCTTTTCTCACGACCATCGCGTTCGTCGCCGTCGGCGAGTACATGGCCAGCCAAATCGACGCCACCGTCACGGTCACGACGATGGAGCCGTGGCCCCAGTCGCAGTGCGCGAGCTTCGCCGAGATGAACGTCTCGACGCCCGAGCCGTGTACCATCGACGAACCGCAGACGAAGCAGGTCTCGGTCGGCGCGAAGCTCCGCGACGCCATATACCGGCGCGTTCCCGTGCTCTTCTTCGCGACGCTGCTCGGCTGGGTGCTGGTCGCCGTCGCGCTGCACGCGGTCGGCGCGTTCACCGGCAGCCGCGGCTCGTTCACCGCGACGCTCTCAGTCACCGGCTGGGCGATGCCCGCGCAGCTCGTCCAGTCCGCCTTCGGCATCGTCGGAATCGTCGTCCTGTTCTCGGGCGTCGACCTCGCCAGCGACCCCGAGCTGCTGGCCGACCAACTCCGCCGGCTCACCAACACGACCGGCAGCGCAATCGGCGTCCTCGGCGCGCTCGTCGGCACCGCGTGGCAGGCGTACATCTGGACGCACGGCCTCCGCGAGGGCCACGATACCTCGCTGGGCAGCGCGGCCGCTGCGTCCGCGCTCGTCGCCGTGTTGCTGTTCGTCGTCTCGCTCGCGTAG